In Phoenix dactylifera cultivar Barhee BC4 unplaced genomic scaffold, palm_55x_up_171113_PBpolish2nd_filt_p 000413F, whole genome shotgun sequence, the following are encoded in one genomic region:
- the LOC120105985 gene encoding uncharacterized protein LOC120105985 — protein sequence MEKAFAVLRCRDDEKLLFASYMLQEEAFNWWQMLEHKFEHDGEPLTWDKFRKAFYDKYFPRSVRTQKEQEFIHLKQRGMTVAEYEAKFTELAKFVPKLVEDEQDRVHKFEMGLKTEIRKQVKGHKIADCPQRNEIKSTQAMEGSQRPKTQGRVFALTQQDAQASNAVVTDRELPVDLIVLDMRDFDVILGMNWLATYHASVDCHGKRVNFQIPEEPAFSFCGNQGTAFPHIISALQAGRMLRKGCTGYLASVIDIQQDELKIEDIPIVNEFSDVFFEELSGLPPDREIEFTIDLILGSGPISKAPYRMAPAELKELKDQLQDLLDKGYHQLKIKAEDVPKTAFRTRYGHYEFLVMPFGLTNAPAAFMDLMNRIFKSFLDRFVVVFIDDILIYSKGKEEHEEHLRSVLQLLRREKLYAKLKKCEFWLNEISFLGHIISGDGISVDPAKVEAVVQWNRPTNVSEIRSFLGMAGYYKRFMEGFSSIAIPLTRLTQKELSLNGLKNVNEAFRN from the exons ATGGAAAAAGCATTTGCTGTCTTAAGATGCCGGGACGATGAAAAACTTTTGTTTGCATCATACATGTTGCAGGAAGAAGCATTTAATTGGTGGCAGATGTTGGAGCATAAATTTGAGCATGATGGGGAACCTCTCACTTGGGATAAATTTCGAAAAGCATTCTATGATAAATATTTTCCTCGGAGTGTCAGGACACAGAAGGAACAAGAATTTATCCATTTGAAGCAAAGGGGCATGACAGTGGCCGAATATGAAGCCAAATTCACAGAACTAGCCAAATTTGTTCCGAAATTGGTGGAAGATGAGCAAGACCGAGTGCACAAGTTTGAGATGGGATTGAAGACTGAAATTAGGAAGCAAGTG AAAGGTCATAAAATTGCAGATTGCCCACAAAGAAACGAGATTAAATCCACGCAGGCAATGGAAGGAAGCCAGAGGCCAAAGactcaaggaagggtgttcgcACTTACACAGCAGGATGCACAAGCTTCTAATGCAGTGGTCACAG ATAGGGAGTTACCTGTGGATCTAATTGTACTTGATATGCGGGATTTTGATGTCATTCTGGGGATGAATTGGCTCGCTACCTATCATGCCTCAGTGGACTGTCATGGCAAGAGGGTAAATTTCCAAATTCCGGAGGAACCGGCATTCAGTTTCTGTGGGAACCAGGGAACTGCTTTTCCTCATATTATCTCGGCTTTGCAAGCTGGACGAATGTTAAGGAAAGGATGCACAGGTTATCTGGCCTCAGTAATTGATATACAACAAGATGAACTAAAGATAGAGGATATTCCTATAGTGAATGAATTTTCGGACGTCTTTTTCGAGGAGTTATCAGGattgccaccggacagagaaattgAATTCACTATTGATCTTATACTCGGTTCAGGTCCGATTTCTAAAGCTCCTTATCGAATGGCCCCAGCTGAATTAAAAGAATTGAAAGATCAGTTGCAAGATTTACTGGACAAGG GATATCATCAGCTAAAGATCAAAGCGGAAGATGTACCCAAGACTGCATTCAGAACTCGTTATGGACATTATGAATTCTTGGTGATGCCTTTTGGATTGACGAATGCCCCAGCAGCTTTCATGGACTTAATGAACAGAATATTTAAATCTTTTCTAGATCGATTTGTGGTGGTGTTCATTGAtgacattttaatttattcaaaaggaaaagaagaacatgaggaacatTTACGAAGCGTACTTCAACTCTTAAGAAGGGAGAAGCTCTATGCTAAATTAAAGAAGTGTGAGTTTTGGTTGAATGAGATATCGTTTTTGGGGCATATCATATCCGGAGATGGGATTTCTGTGGATCCAGCAAAAGTGGAAGCTGTAGTACAGTGGAACAGGCCTACTAATGTTTCTGAGATTCGCAGCTTTCTAGGAATGGCAGGCTATTACAAACGATTTATGGAAGGATTTTCCTCTATAGCTATACCTTTGACTCGTTTAACTCAAAAGGAGTTAAGTTTGAATGGACTGAAGAATGTGAACGAGGCTTTCAGGAATTAA